Proteins encoded by one window of Flavobacterium sp. N502540:
- the proC gene encoding pyrroline-5-carboxylate reductase — protein MKVHIIGGGNLGVSIALGIAKFSKNNQVTVTRRNTASIQYLSEYGITVSSDNKHTIQEADVVILTIKPYQVDVVLAEILPVIKGKTIASAVSGLSLDMLQSKTNNEFAVVRIMPNIAAQFGESATCISFPEQDREKALPIVDLFQNLGTAPVIDEKLMDAATVLGACGTAYALRYIRASMQAGIEIGFDSNTALAIAAQTVKGAAKMLLEEQVHPEQLIDRVTTPQGCTIVGLNEMEHNGFSSSLIKGIKTSLKQIKG, from the coding sequence ATGAAAGTACACATTATAGGAGGCGGAAACCTCGGGGTTTCTATTGCCTTGGGAATTGCTAAATTCTCTAAAAATAATCAGGTTACCGTTACAAGAAGAAACACCGCCAGTATTCAATATTTATCAGAGTACGGAATTACGGTTTCATCAGATAATAAACATACTATTCAGGAAGCTGATGTGGTTATTTTAACCATAAAACCCTATCAGGTAGACGTTGTTTTAGCAGAGATTTTACCTGTTATTAAAGGAAAAACAATTGCCTCGGCTGTAAGTGGATTGTCTCTGGACATGCTTCAGTCTAAAACCAATAATGAATTTGCAGTAGTTAGAATTATGCCCAATATTGCTGCGCAGTTTGGCGAATCGGCAACCTGTATTTCTTTCCCTGAACAAGACAGAGAAAAAGCATTGCCAATTGTTGATTTATTTCAGAATTTGGGGACTGCTCCTGTAATTGATGAAAAATTAATGGATGCAGCAACTGTTCTTGGCGCATGCGGAACAGCCTATGCCTTAAGATATATTCGCGCTTCTATGCAGGCCGGAATCGAAATTGGATTTGATTCTAATACCGCTTTGGCCATCGCTGCTCAAACGGTCAAAGGAGCTGCAAAAATGTTATTGGAGGAACAAGTACATCCGGAACAATTAATCGATCGTGTAACGACGCCTCAGGGATGTACAATTGTAGGTTTGAATGAAATGGAGCATAATGGTTTCAGTTCGTCTTTAATAAAAGGAATTAAGACCTCTTTGAAGCAAATTAAAGGATAA
- the nhaA gene encoding Na+/H+ antiporter NhaA: MKLTKTFKAFFNNEKSGGLLLLFVTIISLYLANSSYQTEYIAFWEKDLNGHSITHWINDGLMAIFFLLIGLELEREIYHGELSNIKNASLPIMAALGGMLVPASIFLILNFGTATQNGAGIPMATDIAFAIGILSLLGKKVPSSLKVFLTALAVIDDLGAIIVIAIFYTTSIAFVNLAIALGIWIFLFVLNRLKIHNLIPYLIGGVVMWYFMLNSGVHATITGVILAFVIPFGNGDENSVSYKLQHFLHKPVAFFILPLFAVANTCIAIQSDWHEGLNHPNTFGIILGLVVGKPLGILLFSAIGVSLGLCSLPKNLKWAHILGAGMLGGIGFTMSIFITILAFKDPEIIVFSKIAILIASVLSGLFGLFYLKFTLSKKKKA; this comes from the coding sequence ATGAAATTAACAAAAACTTTTAAAGCCTTCTTCAACAATGAAAAATCAGGGGGACTACTCCTGCTTTTTGTTACCATCATATCGCTTTATCTTGCCAATTCATCTTATCAAACGGAATATATTGCTTTCTGGGAGAAAGATCTCAACGGACATTCGATCACTCACTGGATTAATGATGGTTTAATGGCTATTTTCTTTTTGTTAATCGGCTTAGAATTAGAAAGAGAGATTTATCACGGTGAATTGTCCAATATCAAAAATGCCTCTTTACCAATCATGGCAGCCTTAGGAGGCATGTTAGTGCCTGCCAGTATTTTTCTGATTTTAAATTTTGGAACAGCAACTCAAAACGGAGCAGGAATCCCAATGGCAACCGACATCGCTTTCGCTATTGGGATCTTATCTCTTTTAGGGAAAAAAGTCCCTTCGTCGCTAAAAGTTTTTTTAACTGCCTTGGCTGTTATAGATGACTTGGGAGCCATAATCGTTATTGCCATATTTTATACAACCTCAATCGCATTTGTAAATCTTGCAATTGCATTGGGAATCTGGATTTTCTTGTTTGTTTTGAATCGTTTGAAAATCCACAACCTTATCCCGTATCTTATCGGAGGTGTTGTAATGTGGTATTTCATGCTAAACTCAGGTGTTCATGCGACCATTACAGGAGTTATTCTGGCTTTTGTAATTCCGTTTGGAAATGGTGATGAAAATTCTGTTTCTTATAAATTGCAGCATTTTCTACACAAACCGGTTGCCTTTTTTATTCTGCCTTTGTTTGCTGTTGCTAATACCTGTATCGCTATTCAGTCGGACTGGCACGAAGGTTTGAATCACCCTAATACATTTGGAATTATCCTGGGGCTTGTAGTAGGTAAACCTTTAGGAATTTTACTTTTCTCGGCTATTGGTGTAAGTCTTGGATTGTGCAGCTTGCCTAAAAACTTAAAATGGGCTCATATACTAGGTGCCGGAATGCTGGGCGGAATTGGTTTTACCATGTCCATCTTCATCACTATTCTGGCCTTTAAAGATCCTGAAATTATTGTTTTCTCGAAGATCGCTATTCTGATTGCATCTGTGCTTTCGGGTCTTTTTGGATTATTCTATCTAAAGTTTACTTTGTCGAAGAAAAAGAAGGCCTAG
- a CDS encoding DUF2752 domain-containing protein, producing the protein MISTDYTNNSRIKRKIYGIIGAAITLIIPFFLMLDNHNDHLETDQSFCPFKMVTGFPCPGCGITKSLVYFYEGDIYKSLSYHILGPFVIVFCWLTIIILTTEIITKKEYFSGLLYNRKLAYNMAYFLGFYHLIRLVLFIRESSFDDILHQSIWF; encoded by the coding sequence GTGATATCAACAGATTATACAAATAATAGTAGAATAAAACGTAAAATTTACGGAATTATCGGTGCAGCAATTACACTGATAATTCCGTTTTTTTTAATGCTCGACAACCATAACGACCATCTGGAGACAGATCAGTCGTTTTGTCCTTTTAAAATGGTAACCGGTTTCCCTTGTCCGGGTTGCGGAATTACCAAGTCATTAGTTTATTTTTATGAAGGCGACATCTACAAGTCGCTTAGTTACCATATTCTGGGCCCGTTTGTAATTGTATTTTGCTGGCTCACTATAATTATACTGACTACTGAAATTATTACTAAAAAAGAATATTTTTCAGGGCTACTGTACAATAGAAAATTGGCTTACAACATGGCTTATTTTTTAGGCTTTTATCATTTGATTCGATTGGTTCTTTTTATCAGAGAAAGCTCTTTTGATGATATTTTGCATCAGTCTATCTGGTTTTAA
- a CDS encoding 2-hydroxyacid dehydrogenase codes for MSIRILHIDSNHPILWQQLEDAGFENHADFKSSKEEIEAKIANYNGIVIRSRFKIDKTFLDQATNLKFIARVGAGLESIDCEYAETKEIHLIAAPEGNRNAVAEHSLGVILSLFNNLNQADAEVKSGHWNRESNRGHELDGKTVGIIGYGNMGKAFAKKLRGFETEVLCYDILDNVGDQNARQVSLAELQQKSDVLSLHLPWTPETDKMVDQSFINAFSKPFWIINTSRGKNIVTADLVEAMKTKKVLGAGLDVLEYEKLSFETLFQEESTPEALRYLMASKNVLLTPHIAGWTFESHERLAQVIADKIKAVFNS; via the coding sequence ATGAGTATAAGAATTCTTCATATTGATAGCAATCATCCGATTTTATGGCAACAATTGGAAGATGCAGGTTTTGAAAACCACGCAGATTTTAAATCTTCTAAAGAAGAAATTGAAGCGAAAATTGCCAACTACAACGGAATTGTGATCCGAAGCCGTTTTAAAATTGACAAGACCTTTTTAGATCAGGCGACTAACTTAAAATTTATTGCTCGTGTAGGGGCTGGCCTGGAAAGTATTGACTGCGAGTATGCTGAAACCAAAGAGATTCATTTAATTGCCGCGCCGGAAGGAAATCGCAATGCAGTTGCAGAACATTCGCTGGGAGTGATTTTATCCTTGTTTAATAATCTCAATCAGGCAGATGCCGAGGTGAAATCAGGACATTGGAATCGGGAAAGTAACCGCGGTCATGAATTGGATGGTAAAACAGTGGGGATCATTGGTTACGGAAATATGGGAAAAGCATTTGCGAAAAAACTTCGCGGTTTCGAGACAGAAGTGTTGTGTTACGATATTCTGGATAATGTAGGAGATCAAAATGCGAGACAGGTGTCATTAGCTGAACTACAGCAAAAAAGCGATGTTCTGAGCCTTCATCTTCCGTGGACTCCTGAAACGGATAAAATGGTAGATCAAAGTTTTATAAATGCTTTTTCAAAACCCTTTTGGATTATAAATACCTCACGCGGTAAAAACATTGTCACAGCAGATTTAGTAGAGGCGATGAAAACGAAAAAGGTTTTAGGTGCAGGTCTGGATGTTTTGGAGTATGAGAAATTATCTTTCGAAACCTTATTTCAGGAAGAAAGTACACCGGAAGCCTTGCGATATTTAATGGCGTCTAAAAATGTTTTGCTAACGCCTCATATTGCCGGTTGGACGTTCGAAAGTCATGAACGACTGGCTCAGGTAATAGCCGACAAGATAAAAGCGGTCTTTAATAGCTAG
- the mgtE gene encoding magnesium transporter, translating to MEFKVSKDLIQQLEEHIVKKNDKELEILLNDLHHADIAEILDELDFDGATYIFKVLDSDKTAEILLELEDDLRENILSRLSPKEIAEELDELETNDAADIIAELSQDIKAEVISELNDVEHAKDIVELLRYDENTAGGLMGKELVKVNENWNVLTCVKEMRIQAENVSRVHSIYVVDDENRLKGRLSLKDLLTTSTKTQIGDIYIRKLNFVNVDTEDVEVARIMQKYDLEAIPVVDELGRLVGRITIDDIVDVIKDEADKDYQLAAGITQDVESNDSVLELTKARLPWLLIGMVIEIVASFVLKGNEATFQRYSTLIIFVPLLSATAGNIGVQASAIVVQGLANGTLKEFSRGYFSKEITVSMISGTIISLLLLGYHSIMYQQYLVGMAISISMIVVILFAATLGTLVPLFLHKNKIDPAIATGPFITTTNDVFGIMLYFGVAKLILGF from the coding sequence ATGGAGTTCAAAGTTAGCAAAGACTTAATCCAACAATTAGAAGAGCACATTGTTAAGAAAAATGACAAGGAACTTGAAATTTTACTTAATGATTTGCACCATGCTGATATAGCCGAAATTCTGGACGAGCTGGATTTCGACGGTGCGACCTATATTTTTAAGGTTTTAGATAGTGATAAAACGGCCGAGATTCTTCTGGAATTAGAAGATGATCTTCGTGAAAACATCTTAAGCCGCCTGTCGCCTAAAGAGATTGCAGAAGAGCTTGATGAGCTGGAAACCAATGATGCGGCCGATATTATCGCCGAACTTTCACAGGACATTAAAGCAGAGGTAATCTCTGAGTTAAACGACGTTGAGCACGCAAAAGACATTGTCGAATTGTTGCGTTACGACGAGAATACTGCCGGAGGTTTGATGGGGAAAGAGCTGGTGAAAGTTAATGAAAACTGGAATGTTCTTACCTGTGTCAAAGAAATGCGTATTCAGGCCGAGAATGTTTCCAGAGTACATTCAATTTATGTCGTAGACGATGAGAATCGTTTGAAAGGCAGGCTGTCTCTTAAAGATTTATTGACCACTTCAACCAAAACACAGATCGGAGATATTTACATCAGAAAGTTAAATTTTGTAAATGTTGATACCGAAGATGTCGAAGTTGCCCGTATCATGCAGAAGTATGACTTAGAAGCAATTCCGGTGGTCGACGAGTTAGGCCGTTTGGTAGGAAGAATTACTATCGATGATATCGTAGACGTAATCAAGGACGAAGCCGATAAAGATTATCAGTTGGCAGCGGGTATTACACAGGACGTTGAATCAAACGATAGTGTTCTGGAATTGACCAAGGCGCGTTTGCCATGGCTTTTAATTGGAATGGTAATCGAAATTGTTGCATCATTTGTACTAAAGGGTAACGAAGCCACTTTTCAGAGATATTCAACTCTGATTATTTTTGTACCGTTGCTTTCGGCGACAGCAGGTAACATTGGAGTTCAGGCTTCGGCAATCGTTGTGCAGGGTTTGGCAAACGGAACACTAAAAGAATTCAGCAGAGGATACTTTAGCAAGGAGATTACCGTTTCGATGATTTCGGGAACTATTATTTCGTTGCTTTTACTGGGATATCATTCCATTATGTACCAACAGTACCTGGTAGGAATGGCAATTTCAATTTCGATGATTGTAGTAATTTTGTTTGCAGCAACTCTGGGAACTTTAGTGCCGTTGTTTTTACATAAAAATAAAATCGATCCTGCTATTGCAACAGGACCTTTTATCACCACAACCAATGACGTATTTGGTATTATGCTCTACTTCGGAGTAGCCAAACTTATTCTTGGATTCTAA
- a CDS encoding DUF4234 domain-containing protein, producing the protein MENDFKETSNNFNDQIPVFKVDPIMVLLFSFLTCGLYLIYWNIKVSEVFNAVAGKEVISQPVAIFAGCCMPVNIYFYYLAGKEALPKVYQRTGELQKDQSTLLIVLGFFFPMAAAMIVQGDINRLYK; encoded by the coding sequence ATGGAAAACGATTTTAAAGAAACGTCAAATAATTTTAATGACCAAATTCCGGTATTCAAAGTAGATCCAATAATGGTGTTACTTTTTAGTTTTTTAACTTGCGGATTGTACTTGATTTATTGGAATATTAAAGTATCTGAGGTTTTTAATGCCGTAGCAGGAAAAGAGGTTATCTCTCAGCCAGTTGCAATCTTTGCAGGATGCTGTATGCCGGTAAATATTTATTTTTATTATTTAGCTGGTAAAGAAGCGTTGCCAAAAGTTTATCAAAGAACTGGAGAGCTTCAAAAAGACCAGTCAACTTTATTAATTGTTTTAGGGTTCTTTTTTCCTATGGCAGCAGCAATGATTGTACAAGGTGATATCAACAGATTATACAAATAA
- a CDS encoding alpha/beta hydrolase — protein MATKDLTIILVHGAWGDGSHWQHVIPGLVKEGYKVRSVQNPLTSLQDDINKTQDLIDAQEGKVLLVGHSYGGAVISGAGHHDKVVGLVYIAAFAPDAGDSLGALLGRRPGSGGASIYPDPKGFLWIKYDEFHDAFAQDLDHKETLVLSLAQKPIHGQCFGDIAGEPAWKNKPSWYQISNFDNMIPPETEKEMAERMNPKKIIRLDAGHASLASHPKEVTALILEAAATF, from the coding sequence ATGGCAACAAAAGATTTAACCATTATTTTGGTTCACGGTGCTTGGGGAGATGGTTCACATTGGCAACATGTAATTCCGGGACTAGTAAAAGAAGGGTATAAAGTGCGAAGCGTTCAAAACCCTTTGACTTCTTTACAAGATGACATCAATAAAACTCAGGATCTAATTGATGCTCAGGAAGGAAAAGTACTTCTGGTAGGACATTCTTATGGAGGAGCAGTAATTTCGGGTGCCGGACATCATGATAAAGTGGTGGGCTTAGTTTACATTGCAGCATTTGCTCCTGATGCAGGAGATAGTCTGGGAGCTCTTTTAGGTCGCAGACCAGGATCGGGCGGAGCCAGTATTTATCCTGACCCAAAAGGTTTTTTATGGATTAAGTACGATGAATTTCATGATGCATTTGCTCAGGATTTAGACCATAAAGAAACACTAGTCTTATCACTGGCCCAAAAACCAATACACGGGCAATGCTTTGGAGACATCGCAGGTGAACCGGCATGGAAAAACAAACCAAGCTGGTATCAAATTTCCAACTTCGATAACATGATTCCACCGGAAACAGAAAAAGAAATGGCAGAGCGAATGAACCCTAAAAAAATCATTCGTCTCGACGCAGGACATGCCTCCCTCGCATCACATCCCAAAGAAGTGACAGCCTTAATTTTAGAAGCAGCTGCTACATTCTAA
- the rsmA gene encoding 16S rRNA (adenine(1518)-N(6)/adenine(1519)-N(6))-dimethyltransferase RsmA — translation MEKVKAKKHLGQHFLKDESIAKAIADTLSLNGYDEVLEIGPGMGVLTKYLLDKPINTHVIEIDTESVAYLGENYPKLKDNIISQDFLKYNINEVYENKQFAIIGNFPYNISTQIVFRTLEFKHQIPEFSGMFQKEVAERICEKKGSKAYGILSVLAQAFYTTEYLFTVDENVFIPPPKVKSGVMRMTRKEDYSLPCGEKLFFTVVKTAFQQRRKTLRNSLKTLNLTDKLREDTIFDKRPEQLSVEEFIELTQKIEADGVQS, via the coding sequence ATGGAAAAAGTAAAAGCTAAAAAACATTTAGGACAACATTTCTTAAAGGATGAAAGTATAGCCAAAGCAATTGCAGATACTCTAAGCCTGAACGGATATGATGAGGTTTTAGAGATAGGGCCGGGGATGGGTGTGTTGACTAAGTATTTGCTTGACAAACCAATTAATACACACGTGATCGAGATCGACACAGAATCGGTGGCGTATTTAGGTGAGAATTATCCAAAATTAAAAGATAACATTATTTCTCAGGATTTCCTGAAGTACAATATCAATGAGGTTTACGAGAACAAGCAATTCGCTATTATCGGAAACTTTCCTTATAATATTTCAACACAGATTGTTTTTAGAACTTTAGAATTTAAACATCAGATTCCGGAATTTTCGGGGATGTTTCAAAAAGAAGTTGCAGAACGAATCTGCGAGAAAAAAGGATCAAAGGCCTACGGAATCTTATCCGTTCTGGCTCAGGCTTTCTATACTACAGAGTACCTGTTTACAGTAGATGAAAACGTCTTTATTCCTCCGCCCAAGGTGAAGTCGGGTGTGATGAGAATGACCCGAAAGGAAGATTATAGTCTTCCGTGCGGAGAAAAATTGTTTTTCACAGTAGTGAAAACGGCTTTTCAGCAAAGACGAAAAACATTACGTAACAGTTTGAAAACATTAAATTTAACTGATAAGTTGCGAGAAGACACTATCTTTGATAAACGTCCTGAACAGCTTAGCGTAGAAGAATTTATTGAACTGACTCAAAAAATAGAAGCCGATGGAGTTCAAAGTTAG
- a CDS encoding TM2 domain-containing protein: protein MENSKTEHWNNPPVHREENKKVVAGILAILLGALGIHKFYLGYNKEGVIQLILGFIFGIGGIIGVIEGIIYLTRSDEEFYQTYQVGQKGWF, encoded by the coding sequence ATGGAAAACAGTAAAACAGAACATTGGAACAATCCTCCGGTTCATCGGGAGGAGAATAAAAAAGTAGTTGCGGGAATCCTGGCAATTTTATTAGGTGCGCTGGGTATTCATAAGTTTTATTTAGGATACAATAAAGAAGGCGTTATCCAGCTTATTCTCGGATTTATTTTCGGAATAGGAGGTATAATAGGTGTGATCGAAGGAATAATTTATCTCACCAGATCAGATGAAGAATTTTATCAAACCTATCAGGTTGGACAGAAAGGCTGGTTTTAA
- a CDS encoding DUF4286 family protein: MIIYNVTTNIHESVQEQWLKWMQEKHIPEILATQKFSSARIVRVMIEEEMGGITYSVQYVTDSKETLERYYVEDEPAFHREALELFADKMLSFRTELEVISEH; this comes from the coding sequence ATGATTATTTACAACGTTACTACCAATATACACGAGAGCGTTCAGGAGCAATGGTTAAAGTGGATGCAAGAGAAACACATACCGGAAATCCTGGCCACACAAAAGTTTTCTTCGGCAAGAATTGTCAGGGTGATGATTGAGGAAGAAATGGGCGGAATTACTTATTCCGTTCAATATGTTACAGATAGCAAGGAAACGTTAGAGCGTTATTATGTCGAAGACGAACCGGCATTTCACAGAGAAGCCTTGGAATTATTCGCTGATAAAATGCTTTCTTTCAGGACAGAGCTGGAAGTGATTTCGGAACATTAA
- a CDS encoding GNAT family N-acyltransferase produces MGLVTAKEVAKAINVDKYGVLGTFSGWLLMKVLKISTLNKIYDHNKHLEDVAFLNGILDEMEIKFEIPEEDLKRLPKDGAYITISNHPLGGIDGILLLKLMLEREPNFKIIANFLLHRIVPLKKYIMPVNPFENHKDAKSSVVGIKETLRHLSDGKPLGIFPAGEVSTYKDGKLVVDKPWEEGALKLIRKAKVPVIPIYFHAKNSKLFYWLSKIDDTLRTAKLPSELLTQKDRVIKVRIGKPISVNEQNEIESFEEYSEFLRKKTYMLANPFEKDSKLLDTASLKIPKAPKKIATPANESKMIDEVCALRNSDCRLLQSKNYEVFFARAKSIPNILHEIGRLREITFREVGEGTNESIDLDEYDQYYHHMFLWDDDTKKIAGAYRMGLGSEIYPKHGIEGFYLTDLFRFEPELHDMMHKSIEMGRAFIIKEYQQKPMPLFLLWKGIIHTTLRYPEHKYLLGGVSISNQFSDFSKSLMIEFMKSNYYDPYIAQYIHPKKAYKVKLKDADKDFIFDEAESDLNKFDKIIDELEPGNLRLPVLIKKYIKQNARVVAFNVDPLFNNAVDGLMYIRIADIPESTMKPVIEEFQIELERKLSEKED; encoded by the coding sequence ATGGGTTTAGTTACCGCGAAAGAAGTTGCAAAAGCGATAAATGTTGATAAGTACGGAGTTTTGGGTACTTTTTCGGGCTGGCTTCTTATGAAAGTCCTTAAAATATCTACTCTAAATAAAATTTACGATCACAACAAGCATTTAGAGGATGTTGCATTTCTAAACGGGATTTTGGATGAGATGGAAATCAAATTTGAAATTCCCGAAGAAGATTTAAAACGTTTACCGAAAGATGGTGCTTATATTACCATTTCAAACCACCCTCTTGGGGGAATTGATGGTATTTTACTTTTAAAATTAATGCTTGAAAGAGAACCTAATTTTAAAATCATTGCCAACTTTTTACTACATAGAATTGTTCCGCTTAAAAAATACATCATGCCTGTTAATCCTTTTGAAAATCATAAGGATGCCAAATCAAGTGTGGTGGGGATTAAAGAAACTTTACGCCATTTAAGTGACGGGAAACCATTGGGAATTTTCCCTGCCGGGGAAGTTTCGACGTACAAGGACGGAAAATTAGTCGTGGATAAACCTTGGGAAGAAGGTGCTTTGAAGTTAATCCGAAAAGCCAAAGTTCCGGTAATCCCTATTTACTTCCACGCCAAAAACAGTAAGTTGTTTTATTGGCTTTCTAAGATTGACGATACTTTACGTACAGCAAAATTACCTTCGGAGCTGCTGACGCAAAAAGACCGTGTGATTAAAGTTCGTATCGGAAAACCGATCTCAGTGAACGAACAAAATGAAATCGAATCATTTGAAGAATATTCTGAATTTTTAAGAAAGAAAACCTATATGCTGGCCAATCCTTTTGAGAAAGACAGCAAATTGTTAGACACCGCAAGCTTAAAGATTCCGAAAGCACCTAAAAAAATTGCAACTCCGGCAAATGAGTCAAAAATGATTGACGAGGTTTGTGCGTTAAGAAACAGTGACTGCAGGTTGTTGCAGAGTAAAAACTACGAAGTATTTTTTGCGCGTGCAAAATCAATTCCGAATATCTTACACGAAATTGGGCGCTTACGTGAAATTACTTTTCGTGAAGTGGGCGAAGGAACCAACGAATCTATTGACTTAGACGAATACGATCAGTATTATCACCATATGTTTTTGTGGGATGATGACACCAAAAAAATAGCTGGTGCTTATCGCATGGGATTAGGTTCTGAAATCTATCCGAAACACGGCATTGAAGGTTTTTATTTAACGGATCTTTTCAGATTTGAACCGGAATTACATGATATGATGCACAAATCGATCGAAATGGGTCGTGCTTTTATCATCAAAGAATACCAACAAAAACCAATGCCTTTGTTCTTGCTGTGGAAAGGAATTATTCATACCACCTTACGTTATCCGGAACATAAATATTTACTTGGTGGTGTAAGTATCAGCAATCAGTTTTCTGACTTCTCTAAATCGTTAATGATTGAGTTCATGAAGTCTAACTATTACGATCCATATATCGCACAGTATATTCACCCGAAAAAAGCGTACAAGGTAAAATTAAAAGACGCTGACAAAGATTTTATCTTCGACGAAGCCGAGTCTGACTTGAACAAGTTTGACAAGATTATCGACGAACTGGAGCCAGGAAATCTACGTTTGCCTGTTTTGATCAAAAAATACATCAAGCAAAATGCCCGCGTAGTTGCTTTTAACGTTGATCCTTTGTTCAATAATGCCGTAGACGGCTTAATGTACATTAGAATAGCAGATATTCCGGAAAGCACCATGAAACCTGTTATTGAAGAATTTCAGATAGAATTAGAACGCAAATTATCGGAGAAAGAAGATTAA